In the Vanessa cardui chromosome 10, ilVanCard2.1, whole genome shotgun sequence genome, one interval contains:
- the LOC124532852 gene encoding SWI/SNF-related matrix-associated actin-dependent regulator of chromatin subfamily B member 1-A isoform X2 produces the protein MALRTYGDKPISFQIEEGGEFYCVGSEVGNYLRLFRGSLYKKYPGMARRTLTNEERKRLVDNGLGPHVLSSSVSLLKASEVEDIIEGNDEKYKAVSVSQELATPREGKSKKPHNPSWLPVMPNSSHLDAVPQATPISRTRVHNKKVRTFPLCFDDTDMTAMLENSSQKQILVPIRLDMEIEGQKLRDTFTWNKNESIITPEQFAEVLCDDLELNTSTFIPAIATSIRQQIDAFPSEPPAILEEQTDQRVIIKLNIHVGNTSLVDQVEWDMSEKENNPEQFAMKLCAELGLGGEFVTGIAYSVRGQLSWHQRTYAFSEAPLPVVETPYRQQSEAEQWAPYLETLTNAEMEKKIRDQDRNTRRMRRLANTTPDVSLSRAVNRLIRADEALFQNTPEKRRKKI, from the exons ATGGCTTTAAGGACATACGGCGATAAGCCgatcagttttcaaattgaaGAAGGTGGCGAATTTTATTGTGTTGGATCTGAG GTGGGAAATTACTTACGGTTATTCCGTGGGTCACTCTACAAAAAATACCCTGGCATGGCCAGGAGGACCCTTACAAATGAAGAACGAAAACGATTAGTCGATAATGGACTGGGGCCGCATGTTCTGTCTAGCTCTGTATCACTGCTGAAGGCATCTGAAGTTGAGGATATTATTGAAGGAAATGATGAaaa ATATAAGGCGGTATCTGTTAGTCAAGAACTTGCCACTCCTCGTGAGGGCAAGAGTAAGAAGCCGCATAACCCATCATGGCTTCCAGTTATGCCAAATTCATCCCATTTGGATGCAGTTCCACAGGCTACTCCAATTAGTAGAACAAGAGTTCACAATAAGAag GTTAGAACATTCCCACTCTGTTTTGATGACACGGATATGACAGCAATGCTTGAGAATTCTTCTCAGAAACAAATCTTGGTACCAATCAGATTAGACATGGAGATTGAGGGTCAGAAGTTGAGAGACACATTTACATGGAATAAgaatg AATCAATTATTACTCCAGAGCAGTTTGCGGAAGTACTTTGTGATGATCTGGAGTTGAACACAAGCACATTTATACCGGCAATTGCAACATCTATTCGTCAGCAAATTGATGCCTTCCCGAGTGAACCTCCTGCTATTTTAGAAGAGCAAACTGATCAAAGGGTCATTATTAAGTTGAATATTCACGTGGGAAACACTTCTCTTGTTGATCag GTTGAATGGGATATGTCGGAGAAGGAGAATAATCCTGAACAATTTGCGATGAAACTGTGTGCGGAATTGGGTCTTGGTGGTGAATTTGTGACAGGTATCGCGTATAGTGTACGGGGGCAACTCAGCTGGCATCAGCGCACTTATGCATTCAGTGAAGCACCATTGCCTGTAGTTGAG ACGCCATACCGTCAACAATCAGAAGCAGAACAATGGGCTCCATACTTAGAGACACTGACTAACGCTGAAATGGAGAAGAAGATCCGTGATCAGGATAGGAATACAAGACGTATGAGACGTCTTGCAAATACAACGCCCG
- the LOC124532852 gene encoding SWI/SNF-related matrix-associated actin-dependent regulator of chromatin subfamily B member 1-A isoform X1: MALRTYGDKPISFQIEEGGEFYCVGSEVGNYLRLFRGSLYKKYPGMARRTLTNEERKRLVDNGLGPHVLSSSVSLLKASEVEDIIEGNDEKFRYKAVSVSQELATPREGKSKKPHNPSWLPVMPNSSHLDAVPQATPISRTRVHNKKVRTFPLCFDDTDMTAMLENSSQKQILVPIRLDMEIEGQKLRDTFTWNKNESIITPEQFAEVLCDDLELNTSTFIPAIATSIRQQIDAFPSEPPAILEEQTDQRVIIKLNIHVGNTSLVDQVEWDMSEKENNPEQFAMKLCAELGLGGEFVTGIAYSVRGQLSWHQRTYAFSEAPLPVVETPYRQQSEAEQWAPYLETLTNAEMEKKIRDQDRNTRRMRRLANTTPDVSLSRAVNRLIRADEALFQNTPEKRRKKI; the protein is encoded by the exons ATGGCTTTAAGGACATACGGCGATAAGCCgatcagttttcaaattgaaGAAGGTGGCGAATTTTATTGTGTTGGATCTGAG GTGGGAAATTACTTACGGTTATTCCGTGGGTCACTCTACAAAAAATACCCTGGCATGGCCAGGAGGACCCTTACAAATGAAGAACGAAAACGATTAGTCGATAATGGACTGGGGCCGCATGTTCTGTCTAGCTCTGTATCACTGCTGAAGGCATCTGAAGTTGAGGATATTATTGAAGGAAATGATGAaaa ATTTAGATATAAGGCGGTATCTGTTAGTCAAGAACTTGCCACTCCTCGTGAGGGCAAGAGTAAGAAGCCGCATAACCCATCATGGCTTCCAGTTATGCCAAATTCATCCCATTTGGATGCAGTTCCACAGGCTACTCCAATTAGTAGAACAAGAGTTCACAATAAGAag GTTAGAACATTCCCACTCTGTTTTGATGACACGGATATGACAGCAATGCTTGAGAATTCTTCTCAGAAACAAATCTTGGTACCAATCAGATTAGACATGGAGATTGAGGGTCAGAAGTTGAGAGACACATTTACATGGAATAAgaatg AATCAATTATTACTCCAGAGCAGTTTGCGGAAGTACTTTGTGATGATCTGGAGTTGAACACAAGCACATTTATACCGGCAATTGCAACATCTATTCGTCAGCAAATTGATGCCTTCCCGAGTGAACCTCCTGCTATTTTAGAAGAGCAAACTGATCAAAGGGTCATTATTAAGTTGAATATTCACGTGGGAAACACTTCTCTTGTTGATCag GTTGAATGGGATATGTCGGAGAAGGAGAATAATCCTGAACAATTTGCGATGAAACTGTGTGCGGAATTGGGTCTTGGTGGTGAATTTGTGACAGGTATCGCGTATAGTGTACGGGGGCAACTCAGCTGGCATCAGCGCACTTATGCATTCAGTGAAGCACCATTGCCTGTAGTTGAG ACGCCATACCGTCAACAATCAGAAGCAGAACAATGGGCTCCATACTTAGAGACACTGACTAACGCTGAAATGGAGAAGAAGATCCGTGATCAGGATAGGAATACAAGACGTATGAGACGTCTTGCAAATACAACGCCCG
- the LOC124532852 gene encoding SWI/SNF-related matrix-associated actin-dependent regulator of chromatin subfamily B member 1-A isoform X3 encodes MALRTYGDKPISFQIEEGGEFYCVGSEVGNYLRLFRGSLYKKYPGMARRTLTNEERKRLVDNGLGPHVLSSSVSLLKASEVEDIIEGNDEKYKAVSVSQELATPREGKSKKPHNPSWLPVMPNSSHLDAVPQATPISRTRVHNKKVRTFPLCFDDTDMTAMLENSSQKQILVPIRLDMEIEGQKLRDTFTWNKNESIITPEQFAEVLCDDLELNTSTFIPAIATSIRQQIDAFPSEPPAILEEQTDQRVIIKLNIHVGNTSLVDQVEWDMSEKENNPEQFAMKLCAELGLGGEFVTGIAYSVRGQLSWHQRTYAFSEAPLPVVETPYRQQSEAEQWAPYLETLTNAEMEKKIRDQDRNTRRMRRLANTTPGW; translated from the exons ATGGCTTTAAGGACATACGGCGATAAGCCgatcagttttcaaattgaaGAAGGTGGCGAATTTTATTGTGTTGGATCTGAG GTGGGAAATTACTTACGGTTATTCCGTGGGTCACTCTACAAAAAATACCCTGGCATGGCCAGGAGGACCCTTACAAATGAAGAACGAAAACGATTAGTCGATAATGGACTGGGGCCGCATGTTCTGTCTAGCTCTGTATCACTGCTGAAGGCATCTGAAGTTGAGGATATTATTGAAGGAAATGATGAaaa ATATAAGGCGGTATCTGTTAGTCAAGAACTTGCCACTCCTCGTGAGGGCAAGAGTAAGAAGCCGCATAACCCATCATGGCTTCCAGTTATGCCAAATTCATCCCATTTGGATGCAGTTCCACAGGCTACTCCAATTAGTAGAACAAGAGTTCACAATAAGAag GTTAGAACATTCCCACTCTGTTTTGATGACACGGATATGACAGCAATGCTTGAGAATTCTTCTCAGAAACAAATCTTGGTACCAATCAGATTAGACATGGAGATTGAGGGTCAGAAGTTGAGAGACACATTTACATGGAATAAgaatg AATCAATTATTACTCCAGAGCAGTTTGCGGAAGTACTTTGTGATGATCTGGAGTTGAACACAAGCACATTTATACCGGCAATTGCAACATCTATTCGTCAGCAAATTGATGCCTTCCCGAGTGAACCTCCTGCTATTTTAGAAGAGCAAACTGATCAAAGGGTCATTATTAAGTTGAATATTCACGTGGGAAACACTTCTCTTGTTGATCag GTTGAATGGGATATGTCGGAGAAGGAGAATAATCCTGAACAATTTGCGATGAAACTGTGTGCGGAATTGGGTCTTGGTGGTGAATTTGTGACAGGTATCGCGTATAGTGTACGGGGGCAACTCAGCTGGCATCAGCGCACTTATGCATTCAGTGAAGCACCATTGCCTGTAGTTGAG ACGCCATACCGTCAACAATCAGAAGCAGAACAATGGGCTCCATACTTAGAGACACTGACTAACGCTGAAATGGAGAAGAAGATCCGTGATCAGGATAGGAATACAAGACGTATGAGACGTCTTGCAAATACAACGCCCGGttggtaa